From the genome of Streptomyces sp. NBC_01341, one region includes:
- the argS gene encoding arginine--tRNA ligase — translation MASVPSLASTLQQQLADALTAALPEAGTADPLLRRSDRADFQANGILALAKKVKGNPRELADKVTASLPSGELIKDIEVSGPGFLNITLTDRAITETLAARAADTDRLGVPVNAAAGTTVIDYAQPNVAKEMHVGHLRSAVIGDAMVQILEFTGENVVRRHHIGDWGTQFGMLIQYLFEHPGELEHEGGRADGEAAMSSLNRVYKASRALFDSDEEFKARSRDRVVALQAGDPETLALWQGFVDESKIYFYSVFNKLDMEIADPDIVGESGYNDMLEETCRILEETGVAVRSEGALCVFFDDVKGPDGNPVPLIVKKTNGGYGYAATDLSAIRDRVGNLKADTLVYVVDARQSLHFKMVFETARRAGWLNEDVKAHQLAFGTVLGKDGKPFKTREGTTVRLEDLLDEAVSRATAVVREKAGSVGLSEEEIVENGRYVGIGAVKYADLSTSAVRDYKFDLDQMVSLNGDTSVYLQYAYARIRSIMRKKGDANPAAHPELELAPAERTLGLHLDQFGEVLSEVAEGYEPHKLAAYLYQLASHLTTFYAQCQVLSPDNAPEVVENRLFLVELTARTLHQGMKLLGIRTPERL, via the coding sequence ATGGCTTCGGTCCCCTCCCTCGCTTCCACGCTCCAGCAGCAGCTGGCGGACGCCCTGACGGCAGCCCTGCCGGAGGCCGGCACCGCGGACCCGCTGCTGCGCCGAAGCGACCGGGCCGACTTCCAGGCCAACGGGATCCTCGCGCTCGCCAAGAAGGTCAAGGGCAACCCCCGCGAGCTGGCCGACAAGGTCACGGCCTCCCTGCCGTCGGGTGAGCTGATCAAGGACATCGAGGTCTCCGGCCCCGGCTTCCTCAACATCACGCTCACCGACCGGGCGATCACCGAGACGCTCGCCGCGCGCGCCGCCGACACCGACCGCCTCGGGGTGCCGGTGAACGCCGCCGCCGGCACGACCGTCATCGACTACGCCCAGCCGAACGTGGCCAAGGAGATGCACGTCGGCCACCTCCGGTCCGCCGTCATCGGTGACGCCATGGTCCAGATCCTCGAGTTCACCGGCGAGAACGTCGTCAGGCGCCACCACATCGGCGACTGGGGCACACAGTTCGGCATGCTCATCCAGTACCTCTTCGAGCACCCCGGCGAGCTGGAGCACGAGGGCGGCCGGGCCGACGGCGAAGCGGCGATGTCCTCGCTGAACCGCGTCTACAAGGCGTCGCGCGCCCTGTTCGACTCCGACGAGGAGTTCAAGGCACGCTCCCGTGACCGGGTCGTGGCCCTCCAGGCCGGCGATCCCGAGACGCTGGCACTCTGGCAGGGCTTCGTCGACGAGTCGAAGATCTACTTCTACTCCGTCTTCAACAAGCTCGACATGGAGATCGCCGACCCCGACATCGTCGGCGAGTCCGGTTACAACGACATGCTCGAGGAGACCTGCCGGATCCTGGAGGAGACGGGCGTCGCCGTCCGCTCCGAGGGTGCGCTGTGCGTGTTCTTCGACGACGTGAAGGGCCCGGACGGCAACCCGGTCCCGCTGATCGTCAAGAAGACGAACGGCGGCTACGGCTACGCCGCGACCGACCTGTCCGCGATCCGCGACCGGGTGGGGAACCTCAAGGCCGACACCCTGGTCTACGTCGTCGACGCCCGGCAGTCGCTGCACTTCAAGATGGTCTTCGAGACCGCCCGCCGCGCCGGCTGGCTGAACGAGGACGTGAAGGCGCACCAGCTGGCCTTCGGCACGGTCCTCGGCAAGGACGGCAAGCCGTTCAAGACCCGTGAGGGCACCACCGTCCGGCTGGAGGACCTGCTGGACGAGGCGGTCTCGCGGGCCACGGCGGTCGTCCGGGAGAAGGCCGGGAGCGTCGGCCTCTCCGAGGAGGAGATCGTCGAGAACGGCAGGTACGTCGGGATCGGCGCCGTGAAGTACGCCGACCTGTCCACCTCCGCCGTGCGGGACTACAAGTTCGACCTGGACCAGATGGTCTCGCTGAACGGCGACACGTCCGTCTACCTCCAGTACGCCTACGCCCGGATCCGCTCCATCATGCGCAAGAAGGGCGACGCGAATCCGGCCGCGCACCCCGAGCTGGAGCTCGCCCCGGCCGAGCGGACGCTGGGGCTGCACCTGGACCAGTTCGGCGAGGTCCTGTCCGAGGTGGCCGAGGGATACGAGCCGCACAAGCTGGCCGCGTACCTCTACCAGCTCGCCTCGCACCTGACCACGTTCTACGCCCAGTGCCAGGTGCTCAGCCCCGACAACGCGCCCGAGGTCGTCGAGAACCGGCTGTTCCTCGTCGAGCTCACCGCCCGCACCCTGCACCAGGGCATGAAGCTGCTCGGCATCCGGACGCCCGAGCGGCTCTGA
- the lysS gene encoding lysine--tRNA ligase — MPTVASSQSSTETDWVSRFADDVIAESERRAPGKPVVVASGLSPSGPIHLGNLREVMTPHLVADEIRRRGYTVRHLISWDDYDRYRKVPNGVEGVDASWQAHIGKPLTSVPAPAGSAYPNWAEHFKAAMTASLDELGVEYDGISQTEQYLAGTYREQILHAMRHRADIDAVLDRYRTKKDGAADAKGGKKPQQKKVDEAELEAAEGSGAADEDDGGSGSAGYFPYKPYCGNCGKDLTVVTSYDDDTTELNYTCSECGFAETVRLNEFNRGKLVWKVDWPMRWAYEGVIFEPSGVDHSSPGSSFVVGGQIVREIFDGVQPIGPMYAFVGISGMAKMSSSKGGVPTPADALKIMEAPLLRWLYARRRPNQSFKIAFDQEIQRLYDEWDSLARKVAEGTVLPADAAAYARAIGTAAGPLPATPRPLPYRTLASVADITAGAEDQTLRILSELDPANPLATLDEARPRLDRAESWITTQVPAEARTVVRDEPDKELLGSLDERGRESLRLLLEGLDSHWSLDGLTTLVYGVPKVLEGLEPDAKPTPELKVAQRSFFALLYRLLVSRDTGPRLPTLLLAVGADRVRKLLGA; from the coding sequence GTGCCGACCGTGGCTTCGAGTCAGAGCAGCACCGAGACCGACTGGGTCTCCCGCTTCGCGGACGATGTCATCGCCGAATCGGAGCGACGTGCGCCTGGCAAACCGGTCGTCGTCGCGTCCGGCCTGTCCCCGTCGGGCCCGATCCACCTGGGGAACCTCCGCGAGGTCATGACCCCGCACCTCGTCGCCGACGAGATCCGCCGCCGCGGGTACACCGTGCGCCACCTGATCTCCTGGGACGACTACGACCGCTACCGCAAGGTCCCGAACGGTGTCGAGGGTGTCGACGCGTCCTGGCAGGCGCATATCGGCAAGCCGCTGACCTCGGTGCCCGCGCCGGCCGGGTCGGCGTACCCGAACTGGGCCGAGCACTTCAAGGCCGCGATGACGGCGTCCCTGGACGAGCTGGGTGTCGAGTACGACGGCATCAGCCAGACCGAGCAGTATCTGGCGGGCACGTATCGCGAGCAGATCCTGCACGCGATGAGGCACCGCGCCGACATCGACGCCGTCCTCGACCGCTACCGCACCAAGAAGGACGGCGCGGCGGACGCGAAGGGCGGCAAGAAGCCGCAGCAGAAGAAGGTCGACGAGGCCGAGCTGGAGGCCGCCGAGGGCTCCGGCGCGGCGGACGAGGACGACGGTGGCTCGGGCTCCGCCGGCTACTTCCCGTACAAGCCGTACTGCGGCAACTGCGGGAAGGACCTCACGGTCGTCACCTCGTACGACGACGACACCACCGAGCTGAACTACACCTGCTCGGAGTGCGGCTTCGCCGAGACGGTCCGGCTGAACGAGTTCAACCGCGGGAAGCTGGTCTGGAAGGTCGACTGGCCGATGCGCTGGGCCTACGAGGGCGTGATCTTCGAGCCCAGCGGCGTGGACCACTCCTCACCGGGCTCCTCGTTCGTCGTCGGCGGCCAGATCGTGCGCGAGATCTTCGACGGCGTCCAGCCGATCGGACCGATGTACGCGTTCGTCGGGATCTCCGGCATGGCCAAGATGTCCTCCAGCAAGGGTGGCGTGCCGACCCCGGCCGACGCACTGAAGATCATGGAGGCGCCGCTGCTGCGCTGGCTGTACGCGCGCCGCAGGCCGAACCAGTCCTTCAAGATCGCCTTCGACCAGGAGATCCAGCGGCTCTACGACGAGTGGGACTCGCTGGCCCGCAAGGTCGCCGAGGGGACCGTGCTGCCCGCCGACGCGGCCGCGTACGCCCGGGCGATCGGCACGGCGGCGGGCCCGCTTCCCGCCACGCCGCGCCCGCTGCCCTACCGGACGCTGGCCTCGGTCGCCGACATCACCGCCGGTGCCGAGGACCAGACGTTGCGGATCCTCAGCGAGCTCGACCCGGCGAACCCGCTGGCCACGCTCGACGAGGCGCGTCCCCGCCTCGACCGCGCCGAGAGCTGGATCACGACCCAGGTCCCGGCCGAGGCGCGCACCGTCGTCCGTGACGAGCCGGACAAGGAACTCCTCGGGTCCCTCGACGAGCGGGGCCGCGAGTCGCTGCGGCTGCTGCTGGAGGGGCTGGACTCGCACTGGTCGCTGGACGGGCTGACCACGCTCGTCTACGGCGTGCCGAAGGTGCTGGAGGGTCTGGAGCCGGACGCCAAGCCGACGCCCGAACTCAAGGTGGCCCAGCGGTCGTTCTTCGCGCTGCTGTACCGGCTGCTGGTGAGCCGGGACACCGGCCCGCGCCTGCCCACGCTGCTGCTCGCGGTCGGGGCGGACCGGGTGCGGAAGCTGCTCGGCGCGTAA
- a CDS encoding DUF2637 domain-containing protein, with translation MAAMQLTRTHRVLIGVVVAGAVLIAAIGFAGSYAAVRELAEEKGFGQFSLVFPIGIDAGICVLLALDLLLTWMRIPFPLLRQTAWLLTAATIAFNGAAAWPDPLGTGMHAVIPILFVVSVEAARHAVGRIADITADKHMEGVRLTRWLLSPVPTFKLWRRMKLWELRSYEQVIKLEQDRLIYQARLQARFGRNWRRKAPIESMMPLRLAKYGVPLADTAHAGLAAAGIEPALLPPAPAAVEAGQHPQLPYTAQGQEPRELQEQDPRAQAAAQQQAARQEHNDQPQQYPQEGPGSHESPWFAAPQVPEDAYESAYNPTYVEGLEPTPVMIPSGPGGRTRPLGNVGTIGAFPHPRSGEPQQVMPQEQPQGQHDPQQGPTAEQQEADTAEWAEAEADFSATAYEVFTTYTKEHQDYPSAEALEIHLADVRDVHHPRSAALLRKLLPGFKQRFNMDEAANHIA, from the coding sequence ATGGCCGCCATGCAACTGACACGCACGCACCGCGTACTCATCGGGGTCGTCGTCGCCGGCGCCGTGCTCATCGCCGCGATCGGTTTCGCCGGCTCGTACGCCGCCGTACGCGAACTCGCGGAGGAGAAGGGCTTCGGCCAGTTCTCCCTGGTCTTCCCGATCGGCATCGACGCGGGCATCTGCGTCCTGCTCGCGCTCGACCTCCTGCTGACGTGGATGCGCATCCCGTTCCCGCTGCTGCGCCAGACAGCCTGGCTGCTCACCGCCGCGACGATCGCCTTCAACGGCGCGGCCGCGTGGCCCGACCCGCTGGGCACCGGCATGCACGCGGTGATCCCGATCCTCTTCGTCGTCTCCGTCGAGGCCGCACGGCACGCCGTGGGCCGGATCGCGGACATCACCGCCGACAAGCACATGGAGGGCGTCCGGCTCACCCGCTGGCTGCTGTCCCCCGTCCCCACCTTCAAGCTGTGGCGCCGCATGAAGCTGTGGGAGCTGCGCAGTTACGAGCAGGTCATCAAGCTCGAACAGGACCGGCTGATCTACCAGGCCCGCCTCCAGGCCCGCTTCGGCCGCAACTGGCGCCGCAAGGCACCCATCGAGTCGATGATGCCGCTGCGTCTGGCGAAGTACGGCGTCCCGCTCGCCGACACCGCCCACGCCGGGCTCGCCGCCGCCGGCATCGAGCCGGCCCTGCTGCCGCCCGCCCCCGCGGCCGTGGAGGCCGGACAGCACCCCCAACTGCCGTACACCGCACAGGGGCAGGAGCCCCGCGAGCTCCAGGAGCAGGACCCCCGGGCGCAGGCGGCAGCTCAGCAGCAGGCGGCGCGGCAGGAGCACAACGACCAGCCGCAGCAGTACCCGCAGGAGGGCCCCGGCTCGCACGAGAGCCCCTGGTTCGCGGCTCCCCAGGTACCCGAGGACGCGTACGAGAGCGCGTACAACCCGACGTACGTCGAAGGCCTCGAACCCACCCCGGTGATGATCCCCTCGGGCCCCGGAGGCCGCACCCGCCCGCTGGGCAACGTCGGCACCATCGGCGCCTTCCCGCACCCCCGCTCGGGGGAACCGCAGCAGGTCATGCCCCAGGAGCAGCCGCAGGGTCAGCACGATCCGCAGCAGGGCCCGACGGCCGAGCAGCAGGAGGCCGACACGGCCGAATGGGCCGAAGCCGAGGCCGACTTCAGCGCGACCGCGTACGAGGTGTTCACGACTTACACCAAAGAACACCAGGACTACCCGAGCGCGGAGGCGCTCGAGATACACCTCGCGGACGTCCGCGACGTCCACCACCCGCGCAGCGCCGCACTGCTCCGCAAGCTGCTGCCCGGCTTCAAGCAGCGCTTCAACATGGACGAGGCCGCCAACCACATCGCGTAG
- a CDS encoding DUF3558 domain-containing protein, with protein MHRSAPRLSRILACAAVPVMLVAAGCSSDSGDAKESASSTSPSAQKSGPSVEPAKFDSLPDACGSISRKTVGDLVPKAKSKGGTPDKSSDTAARGGCAWNGLDDNGVKGSQYRWLDVAFTRFDSDQSLGSGAKRAAAEYTKQIGKAQATEGAKKVSANPATGIGEQATAVVYTLTKTSEEFEYATVVARTGNVVVSVTYNGAGYAGAKKPAAADILKGAQTAVKEAVAKVGADDDTDADTGKSPASPSAKATGKATPSAKATAKTSAPAKATSKTTATSKPKS; from the coding sequence ATGCACCGATCAGCTCCGCGACTGTCCCGCATACTCGCCTGCGCCGCCGTTCCGGTGATGCTCGTCGCCGCCGGCTGCTCGTCGGACTCCGGCGACGCGAAGGAATCCGCCTCGTCGACCTCTCCGAGCGCGCAGAAGTCCGGGCCGTCCGTCGAGCCCGCGAAGTTCGACTCGCTGCCCGACGCCTGCGGATCGATCAGCAGGAAGACGGTCGGGGACCTGGTTCCCAAGGCGAAGAGCAAGGGCGGCACCCCGGACAAGTCAAGCGACACCGCGGCCCGCGGCGGCTGCGCGTGGAACGGTCTCGACGACAACGGCGTGAAGGGCTCGCAGTACCGCTGGCTCGACGTCGCCTTCACCCGCTTCGACTCCGATCAGTCGCTGGGCAGCGGCGCGAAGCGCGCCGCCGCCGAGTACACCAAGCAGATCGGTAAGGCGCAGGCCACCGAGGGCGCCAAGAAGGTCTCCGCCAACCCCGCCACGGGCATCGGCGAGCAGGCGACCGCCGTCGTGTACACCCTCACCAAGACCAGCGAGGAGTTCGAGTACGCCACGGTCGTGGCACGCACCGGGAACGTCGTCGTCAGCGTCACCTACAACGGGGCCGGATACGCCGGCGCGAAGAAGCCCGCCGCCGCCGACATCCTCAAGGGCGCGCAGACGGCCGTCAAGGAAGCCGTGGCCAAGGTCGGCGCCGACGACGACACCGACGCGGACACCGGGAAGTCCCCGGCCTCCCCGTCCGCCAAGGCGACCGGGAAGGCGACGCCGTCCGCCAAGGCGACCGCGAAGACGTCGGCACCGGCCAAGGCGACCTCCAAGACGACGGCCACCTCCAAGCCCAAGTCGTGA
- a CDS encoding DUF3558 domain-containing protein, whose translation MAYVPGVALLAALVAGCSAGSGADDPAADSKPGSPTVSAAPPGKYRTLPESCRAVPRSTLRDLLPAAADLPEDQQEKIYEGTAVVTYDTDRKVGCRWKADAPDASRNLSIDFERVVSYDPAVSDDDRARDVYTKKEDAAGLPAPGGVTPSGSATGSPSGSPSASGGTPPASPDAATGPDADAAPSGGADLGPRLLGGLGDEAFLDDALTRTGSTAQHRTVSVVFRTSNVIVTVSYTEQPALVTEVPDSRELQEKAQALARNLAETLSE comes from the coding sequence ATGGCGTACGTACCCGGCGTCGCGCTCCTCGCAGCGCTCGTCGCCGGCTGCAGCGCCGGCTCCGGCGCCGACGACCCCGCCGCCGACAGCAAGCCAGGCAGCCCGACGGTCTCGGCCGCGCCTCCGGGGAAGTACCGCACCCTGCCGGAATCCTGCCGCGCCGTACCGCGCTCCACCCTCAGGGACCTGCTGCCCGCCGCAGCGGATCTTCCCGAGGACCAGCAGGAGAAGATCTACGAGGGCACCGCCGTCGTCACCTACGACACCGACCGCAAGGTCGGCTGCCGCTGGAAGGCGGACGCCCCGGACGCCTCCCGGAATCTGTCCATCGACTTCGAGCGCGTCGTCTCCTACGACCCGGCGGTCAGCGACGACGACCGCGCCCGAGACGTGTACACGAAGAAGGAGGACGCCGCCGGGCTGCCGGCCCCCGGCGGCGTGACCCCCAGCGGGTCCGCGACCGGGTCGCCCAGCGGCAGCCCCTCCGCCTCCGGCGGCACACCCCCGGCCTCTCCCGACGCCGCCACGGGCCCGGATGCCGACGCAGCCCCGTCCGGCGGCGCGGATCTCGGACCCAGGCTGCTCGGCGGACTCGGGGACGAGGCGTTCCTCGACGACGCCCTCACCCGGACGGGTTCCACCGCCCAGCACCGCACCGTGAGCGTGGTATTCCGCACATCGAACGTCATCGTGACCGTGAGCTACACCGAGCAGCCGGCCCTCGTGACCGAGGTCCCCGACAGCCGGGAACTGCAGGAGAAGGCCCAGGCCCTGGCACGGAATCTGGCAGAGACCCTGAGCGAATGA
- a CDS encoding RtcB family protein: protein MSYVEMPGAQVPIRMWADPASVEDVAMQQLRNVSTLPWIKGLAVMPDVHFGKGATVGSVIAMHGAVCPAAVGVDIGCGMSAVKTSLTANDLPGDLSRLRSKIEQAIPVGRGMHDSAVDPGKLHGFPTSGWDDFWSRFDGIAEAVKFRQGRATKQMGTLGSGNHFIEFCLDEAGSVWLMLHSGSRNIGKELADFHIGQAQKLPHNQGLVDRDLAVFVSDTPQMAAYRNDLFWAQEYAAYNRSIMMGLFQDVVRKEFKKARVVFEPVISCHHNYVAEERYEGMDLLVTRKGAIRAGSGEFGIIPGSMGTGSYIVKGLGNEKSFNSASHGAGRRMSRNAAKRKFSTKDLEDQTRGVECRKDSGVVDEIPAAYKPIEQVIEQQRDLVEVVAKLKQVVCVKG from the coding sequence ATGTCGTATGTAGAGATGCCGGGTGCTCAGGTTCCGATCCGGATGTGGGCGGACCCGGCGTCGGTCGAGGACGTCGCGATGCAGCAGCTGCGGAACGTGTCCACCCTGCCCTGGATCAAGGGCCTGGCGGTCATGCCGGACGTCCACTTCGGCAAGGGCGCGACCGTCGGCTCGGTGATCGCGATGCACGGTGCGGTCTGCCCGGCCGCCGTGGGTGTGGACATCGGCTGCGGAATGTCGGCGGTGAAGACGTCGCTGACCGCCAACGACCTGCCGGGTGACCTCTCCCGGCTGCGGTCGAAGATCGAGCAGGCCATTCCGGTGGGCCGGGGCATGCACGACTCCGCCGTCGACCCCGGAAAGCTGCACGGCTTCCCGACGAGCGGCTGGGACGACTTCTGGTCGCGATTCGACGGGATCGCCGAAGCGGTCAAATTCCGTCAGGGGCGGGCAACGAAGCAGATGGGAACGCTCGGAAGCGGGAATCACTTCATCGAGTTCTGCCTCGACGAGGCCGGATCGGTGTGGTTGATGCTGCACTCCGGGTCCCGGAACATCGGCAAGGAACTCGCCGACTTCCACATCGGGCAGGCCCAGAAGCTCCCGCACAACCAGGGCCTCGTCGACCGTGACCTGGCGGTCTTCGTCTCGGACACCCCGCAGATGGCGGCCTACCGCAACGACCTCTTCTGGGCGCAGGAGTACGCCGCGTACAACCGCTCGATCATGATGGGCCTCTTCCAGGACGTCGTCCGCAAGGAATTCAAGAAGGCCCGGGTCGTGTTCGAGCCGGTGATCTCCTGCCACCACAACTACGTGGCGGAGGAGCGGTACGAGGGTATGGACCTGCTGGTCACGAGGAAGGGCGCGATTCGCGCCGGCTCCGGGGAGTTCGGGATCATTCCCGGGTCCATGGGGACCGGCTCGTACATCGTGAAGGGGCTCGGGAACGAGAAGTCGTTCAACTCCGCCTCGCACGGTGCCGGCCGGCGGATGAGCAGGAACGCCGCGAAGAGGAAGTTCTCGACGAAGGACCTGGAGGACCAGACTCGGGGCGTGGAGTGCCGCAAGGACTCCGGGGTGGTGGACGAGATCCCGGCCGCCTACAAGCCGATCGAGCAGGTCATCGAGCAGCAGCGCGACCTGGTCGAGGTCGTCGCGAAGCTGAAGCAGGTCGTGTGTGTGAAGGGCTGA
- a CDS encoding SDR family NAD(P)-dependent oxidoreductase yields the protein MAATPIAVITGASSGIGAATARQLAAAGYRVVLTARRKDRIEALAAELTEAGHQATAYSLDVTDRAAVDEFATAFRSLAVLVNNAGGALGADPVATGDPADWRQMYETNVIGTLNVTQALLPALTESGDGTVVILSSTAGLSTYEGGGGYVAAKHGEHVLAETLRLEIVGTPVRVIEVAPGMVKTEEFATTRFRGDAEKAAKVYAGVDAPLSADDVADTITWAVTRPSHVNIDLLVVRPRAQASNSKVHRTL from the coding sequence ATGGCCGCCACCCCCATCGCCGTCATCACCGGTGCGAGCAGCGGCATCGGCGCCGCGACCGCCAGGCAGCTGGCCGCCGCCGGATACCGCGTGGTGCTCACCGCCCGCCGCAAGGACCGCATCGAGGCGCTCGCCGCCGAGCTCACCGAAGCGGGCCACCAGGCGACCGCCTACTCCCTCGACGTGACGGACCGCGCCGCCGTCGACGAGTTCGCGACCGCGTTCCGCTCCCTGGCCGTCCTGGTCAACAACGCGGGCGGGGCGCTCGGCGCCGACCCCGTGGCGACCGGGGACCCGGCCGACTGGCGGCAGATGTACGAGACGAACGTCATCGGCACCCTCAACGTCACCCAGGCGCTGCTCCCGGCCCTCACGGAGAGCGGCGACGGCACGGTCGTGATCCTCTCCTCGACGGCCGGGCTCTCGACCTACGAGGGCGGCGGCGGTTACGTCGCCGCCAAGCACGGCGAGCACGTCCTGGCCGAGACCCTCCGCCTCGAGATCGTGGGCACCCCGGTCCGCGTGATCGAGGTCGCACCCGGCATGGTCAAGACCGAGGAGTTCGCGACCACCCGCTTCCGCGGCGACGCCGAGAAGGCCGCCAAGGTCTACGCGGGCGTCGACGCACCCCTCTCCGCCGACGACGTGGCCGACACGATCACCTGGGCGGTCACGCGCCCCAGCCACGTCAACATCGACCTCCTGGTGGTGCGCCCCCGGGCCCAGGCCTCCAACTCCAAGGTCCACCGGACGCTCTGA
- a CDS encoding YnfA family protein, with protein MLIARSVALFVVAALFEIGGAWLVWQGVREHRGWIWIGAGVIALGAYGFVATLQPDGDFGRILAAYGGVFVAGSIAWGVVADGYRPDRWDVTGALVCLAGMALIVYAPRDH; from the coding sequence ATGCTCATCGCCCGTTCCGTCGCCCTCTTCGTCGTGGCCGCCCTGTTCGAGATCGGAGGGGCCTGGCTCGTGTGGCAGGGCGTGCGCGAGCACCGCGGCTGGATCTGGATCGGCGCGGGCGTCATCGCCCTCGGCGCGTACGGCTTCGTGGCAACGCTCCAGCCGGACGGCGACTTCGGCCGCATCCTGGCCGCGTACGGAGGAGTGTTCGTCGCGGGATCGATCGCCTGGGGTGTGGTGGCCGACGGCTACCGCCCGGACCGCTGGGACGTGACCGGCGCGCTCGTGTGCCTGGCCGGCATGGCGCTGATCGTGTACGCCCCGCGCGACCACTGA